Sequence from the Pedobacter sp. D749 genome:
TTCAGGTCATTTGCAGAACTTTATTTAAATGCAATTGTTATCCTGTAAAATAATATTTATCATATCATGACTTGGGTTAACTTAACTTCAATAGAACAGCTTGATGAAATCAAAAACGCAAGCGGTTTTAGCCTTATTTTTAAGCACAGCACGCGATGCTCCATTAGTTTAATGGCTAAAAAGAATTTCGAATTTGATTGGGATGTAATTCCGGCAGATACTAAACTTTACTTTTTAGACCTGATCAGTTACCGCGAAATTTCGAACAAAATTGCCGAAATATTTCAGGTAGCCCACCAATCGCCACAGATTTTGTTGATTAAAAACGGCGATTGTGTATTGGAAGCTTCACATAGCGATATTTCTGCAGATGAAGTTGCAGAAGTAATCGCAGCCTAACGATAAAAAAGATTTCAGACAAAGGGTATTCAAGCATTTGGATCCCTTTTTTTGTGGTTTAGTGTTTTTTTTCAGAAAAGCAATGCCTGTTTTTTATCGGTTAGTGTAGTCCTGCTGTACACTGTACCTTTTTGGCTGCCCTTCGACTCCGCTCAGGGTGACAACCAAAAAGCTGCCGCTCCCATCAGGTTTATTACCGTAGGGTCTGTGTAGGAAAATCACCAAACGTTCCTTCGGAACGAAAACGCCTATTCGTTTATATTACCTATGAGACGTTCCGATGGAACGTATAACAATATACATAACAAACATACCGTTACGTGCGCCGTCCCAGAGGAACGAATCATGGGTAGCACAAATAATATTTTATTATTAGTGTCGTTCCGTAGGAACGTTTCGTGAAACAACAATTGATTATTGATCAGATTTCAGTCTGTGCGGACACAGACCGAGGATGCGGGAACGCACCAATGCCCATGCATATTAATTATATGCGCCGTTCCAGAGGAACGCATCATAGGTAGACAGGGTAACAACAAAAAAGGTCCCGATTTACATCGCGACCTTCTAAAATTTATAATTGTTATGGCTTAAGCTACCACAGTATTTTCTATTTTCAACACCTTTGAAGTTTTATTTCTGGTTTCTTTACAAAGCGCTGCGTCCTGAGCAAGTGATTTTCCATAAGTAGGAATCATCTCTTTAATTTTTGCCTGCCATTCTTCAGTGGCCAGATCTTCAGCAAAACAACGGTTTAATAAATCAAGCATGATCGATACGGCTGTTGAAGCACCAGGAGATGCACCCAGCAAAGCCGCAATAGAACCATCAGCAGCACTTACCACCTCTGTACCAAACTCTAAAACACCACCTTGTTTTTCATCCTTTTTAATCACCTGAACACGTTGACCGGCATATTCCAATTCCCAATCTTTAAGTTCGGCAGTTGGTAAATATTCTTTCAGTGCTTCCAATCTATCTTCTGGTGATTGTCTTACCTGTTCGATTAAATACTTGGTTAAATCCATATTATGTAATCCTGCAGAAATCATCGGACGGATGTTATTGAATTTTATCGATTTTGGTAAATCCAAAAACGAACCATTTTTAAGGAATTTGGTAGAGAAACCAGCATAAGGACCAAACAATAATGCTTGTTTACCATTAATCATTCTGGTATCTAAATGCGGAACCGACATTGGCGGTGCGCCAACTGCAGCCTTACCATATACTTTAGCGTGGTGTTTTTTAATAATTTCCTCATTGGTACATTTTAACCATTGTCCGCTTACCGGGAAACCGCCAAAACCTTTTCCTTCAGGAATATCCGATTTTTCTAACAATGGCAAAGAACCACCACCTGCACCAATAAATACAAATTTAGCTACGCGTTTACGTTTATCGCCACTCTCCAAATCTTTAACCTTTACAATCCAGTTGCCGTCTTTATTTTTCTTCAGATCACGGATTTCGTGGTTAAAATACATGCTCACATTGCTTTGCTCCTTTAAGTTGTTGAACATGTCGCGGGTTAAAGTACCAAAGTTAACATCGGTTCCCAGATCCATCTTGGTTGCGGCAACTTTTTCGTTGCTCTTGCGGCCATCCATAATCAATGGTGCCCAGTTTTTTACCTGCTCAGCATCCTCCGTATATTGCATCTCGCTAAACAGATCGCATTGTGTTAATGCATCATAGCGTTTTTTAAGATATTCTACGTTCTTTTTGCCCCAAACAAAACTCATGTGGGGAATATTGCGGATAAAATTGCAAGGCTCAGAGACCAATCCTTTACTGACCAAGTAAGACCAAAACTGCTTAGATACCTCAAAATGCTCTGCAATCTGCACTGCTTTTTTAATTTCAACCGTACCGTCTTTCTTTTCGGGTGTATAGTTTAATTCACAAAAAGCAGAGTGACCCGTTCCGGCATTATTCCAGGCGTCAGAACTTTCTGCCGCCGCAATATCTAAACGTTCGTAAATTTCTATGCTTAAATTGGGCTCTAATTGTTTTAATAAAACACCCAGGGTTGCACTCATGATGCCAGCCCCTATTAAAATTACATCAGCGTCAGTTTTACCAACTGTCTTTTTCTTTTTTGTCATCTTAGTTTAAAGGAGTTACAAATTTAGAATGATTTTAAACATACCACGAATTTTAAAGCATTAAATCTTAAAAAATTGCCTAAAAATTAGAAATACTTTCTGTTTTTTGACAACTTCTAATCAAATTTTAATCCAAAACACAGTTCGAATACGAACAAGCAAAAAAAGATAGTAGCACCTTATTAAAAGCGAATTATTAACTTGCTAATTGCACCGCCCATTCCTTTAAAATATTTGCCATTTTATTCATAAATGACTAAAAAAAATTAAATTTCGACAACATGTCCAGCCGTTTTACAGACGAAATGAAGAAGAATCTACAATTCTGATTTTTTTCCAATCCTAAAATGTTAGTTTTATAAATCTATTTGCTTAAAACATACCCATGAAGAATTTAGTTTTATTTTGCACCGTCCTATTTTTAGCTGCCTGTTCTGGCGAAAAAACCGATCAGCTATTGCTCGAACTCGACAAAAAGAAACTGGCCGAAAATATCAACTACGATAAGATCACTTTTTATAAGTTTGCTAAAATAGCTGTCCGCTCAACTGCTGTTCAGGATACTACCCAGCCCGAGTATCAAAAATTCAGCAAACAGGCGCAAAGTGTTGTTCGAACCTTAAACAAAGTGAACGGGCATGGAAATGAAAACATTTCTGTAATAGACGCCTTAAGATTATATAAAGAATATCGATCGGTTAAGCAGTTTGTGAAAGAAACCGATGAAGATGTTTTCCCTCTCTTAACTGCTGGACTTATTGCCATGAATAACGGAGCAAGAACCCCTGTTCCCTTTTTTAAAGATTTTAACAAAGCCTACTATCAAAACATAGAACATGCCATTTTAAGTATGGCTGTACTAACCACAAGAGATTTAGGGCAGCCTTTTGCATTATACGAATGTTCTAAAACCCAGCCCGAGCTACTTGATGACTGCGAAATTAAGACCCTGCTCGAATTTGTCCGCGGCTTTTTATTTTTTGGTAATAACCTATTTTATCTTTCAGAAGATGGTCTTTCCAGAAATATTAAGTGGCTGGATAAAAACGAGAAAATCCCACTCCCCTATACCAAAGCATTTTTTGGATGGAGCCGTTTAAGCGATGAGCAAACCCATGTTGCATTTCATAGCATGAATTATCTTTTTAGAGGTTTCGACCGGATGAGAATGGAGCGAAAAATTGATGAAGAAAGATCACTTGAAGATTTTGAGGCATTTTTAAACGACATGAATAAACTGGGCATTCAAAACGAACTGGTTTGGGGAATAACCGCTTACCTGAACTTAAAAAAAGAAAAACCAGAACAGTCGTTACCAGCGTTAGAAAAGTTAAGCAAAAGCCCATTATTCTCTAACAGCGAACGCGAAGCCCTACAACAAACTATAGTTTATGTAAAAGATCGCAAATCAGATAAGGCTTTAACAAATGTGTTCGACAAAGCATTTATCGGTAAAATTGCCACCAAATATATGATAGCACTCCTATCGAAGATAGATTGGGAAAAACTGATGAAACAGCAGGGAGTTCCTTATACCGAAGAAGTATTTGCCGGTATAGGCAAGTTTAAAGCACTTTCCAATTCGGTGAGTGAGTATACTCAGCCATCAACCATAGAAAAGGGAAAGAAAGAAATTGGCAAAAAAGGCAGCGAACTGCTCGAAAAAGCTAAAGGGTTATGGAATTAATTGCAATCATCATGATAAGTTAAGAGATTCGTCATTCCCAACTTGATTGGGAATCTTACTACATTATACATGTTTATAAGATTCCCGCCTACGCGAGAATGACGAATACACCAGAAACCTCCCCTATCATTTTTTAAGCTTCGCTTTAAATATTTTTTCCAGTTTCTCTATTTTGGGCTGGATCACTAACCTGCAATAAGGTTCACTTCCATTTTTATTGAAATAATTCTGGTGATAATTTTCGGCAACATAAAATGGTTTGGCCGCTTCAATAGCGGTAACCACTTTTTTACCATAAGCATTGGTTTTATTCAATTCTGCTTTATATTTTTCAGCCAAAGCTTTTTGTTCAGCTGTGTGGTAAAAAACAACTGAACGGTATTGCGTACCACTATCAGCCCCCTGACGATTTAGTGTAGTCGGATCGTGGCTTTTCCAAAAAACTTCCAATAAATCATCGTAAGAAATCACCATTGGGTTATAGGTAATTTCTAAAACCTCAGCATGCCCGGTAGCACCGGTACATACTTCTTCGTAAGTTGGATTAGTTAAAGTACCACCTTCATAACCTGATTTAACCGAGACCACGCCTTTTAAACGTTGAAATATTGCTTCCGTACACCAGAAGCAACCCATTCCGAAAGTTGCTTTTTCGGTTTTTTTTCCTTGTGCCTGAGCTTGATTCAGAGCTAAAACCGATAATAGAATTAAAATTATTTTTCTCATTGTGTGTTTATTTGTTTCTATTCGTTATGAGGCTATCATGATTTATCACTTGATTTTTGATATGCTTAATCATGATGCTTTCATTGTGTGTTTTTATTTATTAGTCGAAAATAATCCCTAAACCTTACAGCTAAATTGAATTATCTACATCTAATTATACGCAAAAAAACAGGCAGTAGTTTGCATCAAACCAATAATGGGTTTTGTATGACAATCGCAACAATTTGCCAATTTCGTTGTTTATGTTAATAACTTAAAAATCTGATTAACAAAATTTTAAATTGCTAATCCATCATTCAAAGCCACTTATTAACAATTCTTTTTAAATTCGTATAACATTAAATATAAAATTATGTCTACACCGTATATTCCTTGTTTAGATTTAGGCTCTTACATCAATGGTACCGAAGAAGAGCGCAAAAAGTTTTCTGATGAATTGGGCAGGGCTTTTAACGATTCGGGTTTTGTTACCATTACCAACCATGGTTTAAGCCAGGAATTAATTGATAAGCTTTATGAAAATATTAAAGCTGCCTTCTCGCTACCTGTTGAAATCAAAAGGAAATATGAAAAACCAGAGTTAGCTGGTCAACGTGGTTACACCAGTGCTGGTAAAGAAACCGCCAAAGGTGCAAAAACACCAGACCTGAAAGAGTTCTGGCAAATTGGTCAGGAAGTTACTGACGGCGATCCGGTTAAAAATGAATATCCTGACAATGAAGTTTTAGAGGAATTACCTGAATTTAACAAAGTAACGGGCAACATCTATAAAAAACTGGAAGAAAACGGAACGCATTTATTGCGTGCCATCGCTACTTATTTAGAACTGCCGATTAATTATTTTGATAAACATGTTCATAACGGAAATTCTATTTTAAGGGGTATCCATTACTTTCCGATCGAAAACCCTGAGACTATTCCTGATGATGCGGTACGTGCCGGTGCGCATGAAGACATCAACCTGATTACCTTATTAATTGGCGCCAGTGCTGATGGCCTTGAAGTGTTAACCCGAAGCAACGAGTGGTTGCCAATTAAAGCACATCATACTGATATTGTGGTGAACGTGGGTGATATGTTACAGCGTTTAACCAATAATAAATTAAAATCGACGACGCACAGAGTGGTAAATCCGCCTCGTGAACTAATGAAAACATCGCGCTTCTCTGTTCCATTTTTCTTGCATCCACGCAGCGATATGGATTTAACCAGTTTACCATCAACCATTGATGCGGAACACCCTAAAGCTTATAGCGATATGACCGCGGGCGAGTACCTGGATGAAAGATTAAGAGAAATTGGATTGAAGAAATAGTTTGGAGTCGTGAGTCCTCAGTCTTGAGTCTCCAGCGATTTGTAAAGAAAGATCAAAGCATCGGCTAAAACCGGTGCTTTTTTGTTATTTTCAAAACATGCATTCAACAACTTTAGAAGTTTTCGCCGGGATTGATGGGATTGGTTCTGCTTCAGGCTTGTTCCTTCAGGAAGATTTACTGTATATCATTGGCGATAATAGTGGCTATTTGAACGAATATAACATCAAAACCAGGAAGCTTCGGAAAATTCAGATCTTATTTGATAGCTCACTTAATCAGTTAGAAAATATACCTAAATCCTTAAAACCCGATTTCGAAATCCTTTGTCATCATGACAATAAACTCTACATTTTAGGTTCTGGATCAACACCCAAAAGAAACCTGATGATCGAATTCGATCTGAAAACACAAAAGTTTGTTCAAAAAGACCTGACCAGTACCTACACCAAACTTAAAGCTATTGCCAAAATAGATGATCAGAACTTTAACCTCGAAGGGGCAATTTTTACGGGAACCGAGTGGATGCTTTTTAACCGTGGCAACGGAATAGAAGCAAAGAATGGCATATTCAAAATCCAGGGAGCAGATTTAGCTAAAATTCAACAAGCTCAGTTTAACTATTTTAAGCTTCCTAATATTAATCACGTTGAATCATCTTTTACAGATGCTGTATTGGTAAAAAATGAGATATTTTTTATTGCTACCGCAGAAGATAGCCAATCGACTTATGCCGATGGCGAAATTATGGGAAGTTTTATTGGCAGTATTAACCTGCAGACTTTAAAGCTAACTTTCAGCAATAAAATCTCTGGCAAACATAAATTTGAAGGCATTACTTTATTTAGTCAAACCGGGCATAATACAACTTTTTTATTGTGTGAAGATCTTGACACCGAAGAACTTAAAACGGTTATTTATAAGTTGGCAATCAATTTTTAGGCAGAAGAGTTGTCAACTTTAATGGCCAGTTTGCCAGAAAGTTGACAATTCTAAGTTTTAATTTTTCAACAAACTCCTTACACTAACCTTTGGCGTTTCTCAAGCCGGCACAATAAAAATCGCATCGTTTTCGATTACCTGCCCTTCATCAAAATAGTATCCGGCAGTAACCGGAATAATGGCTGTGATTGATTTTCCGTCTTTGTCTTTTGTAGGATAGGTGACATTAATTAAATGGCTTTTCATGCTCACCTGAACCTTTTTGGAGGTTAACCTCGCCCCTGTGGCATTCACACAATCCAATTCTACTATTTTCGAACTATTTATACCCGACAGATCCAATGAATTGGCCAAACGGATGTTAAAAGATTTACCCGTATTGTTTTTTATAGAAGCTAAAACTTTATAGCGGTCGAAATCCTGGTCTTTTATGGTAAACTTTTCTTTATTGATAACAGAATAGGTTACGGCAATTCCGTTTACATTTACGGTTTCTCCATCTTTAATCTGCTGTGCATTTGCGATTGAAATCATTGCCAAAAAAGGCAATAAAAAAATTAATGTTTTAATTAATTTCATAGTATTAAGCTATTTTTAGGTTTATATTCTGAAATTACGAATAAAAACAAACTTGATCAATGATTACAGGTAATTCTATTTCTTCGATTCATCAATCGCCTTGTTTACCACATCTTGTATCCTACCCCTAATTTTCAGGTTAGAAAGTTTATCAGTAACGGTAGGATTAACCCGGTTCGACAGAAACACATATACCAAACCACGTGATGGATCTACCCACACACAGGTTCCGGTATAGCCCGTATGTCCATAAGTTTGTGGTGAAGCTAAATTAGAAGGGTAATGTTTGGTACTATCCGGATCCCAGCGATCGAAACCCAAACCTCTGCGACTCACATTTGACTGTTTCGAGGTAAACATATCCACTGTTGTGTTTTTGAAATACTCCACCCCACCATAGGTACCACGGTTCAACAGCATCTGGTAAATAATAGCCAGATCGTTAGCGCTGGCAAATAAACCCGCATGACCAGATACACCACCAGCCAAAGCCGCCCCCTGATCGTGAACGTAGCCAACTAAAAGTGTTTTCCTGAAATAGGTGTCCATTTCTGTTGGAATAATCTGCTCTGGTTTAAAACGGTTGCGTGGCAAAAAACCTGCAGTTTGCATGCCTAGTGGTTTATAAAAATTTTCGTAAGTGTATTGATTTAAAGGCTCTTCACTAATATGCTCTACAATATCTTTCATTACATACATACTGATATCGCTATACACATATTTACCACGTGTTCTTATTGGCGAATTGAGCATTTTAGGCCACATAAAATCTTTAAAAAAGCCTTTTTTGATATAATAGTTATCGGCTACTTTGGTTGGATAAGCTGCCGATGAATCTCTGCTGTAATCGCCTGTTTTAACATAATCGTGAAAAGGAATGTAAGGGATAAAACCGGCCTGGTGCAACATCACTTCTCTTACCTGAATATTGTTCATGGGTGTGGTGCGGGCCTTGGGGATATAAGCGCCAATGTTGGTATCTAATTTCAACTTTCCTTCTTCGAACAAACGCATAACCGCAGGTGTGGTTGCCGTTATTTTGGTTACAGAAGCCAGATCAAAAATATCGGTTACCTTATCAGGCACATTGGTATCGTAAGTATGGGTACCATAAGCCTTATTAAAAATCACTTTACCGTCTTTCGCTACCAAAACCACCAATCCTGGCGTTGCTTTCTGTGCGATCGCTTCGGCAGCAATAGCATCAATTTCTTTTAAATTGTTCGAATTCAAACCTGCATCTTCGGGTACAGTGTATTTTAAGCGTGTAGCTGTTGTAGTAAAACCTGAACCTGTGGTATAACGGGCAGAATAAGCAGTAGTTAACTTATTTGAAGCGGCAATGCCTCCAAAAATATATTGCGGTACAATGGCAGCCGCATCTGCATTGTTTTGACCGGTCCATACAATCGGCGATTTTAAGAGATCGAATGATTTTAAACCAGGTCCGTTACCAAAAAAGGAAATAATTACCTGTTTATTTTTACTGATACTGTTAATGAAATTAATGTATCTTGCTTTGTTTACATTTTGATCATCAATAGAAATTAAAATGGTATTGAAATATTTAAGGTCATCTTCTAAATCGTTCAAATTCAAACTATCTCTATAAGAATCGGCAGAAAATGAAGTGATTTTATCGTATTTATTTGCCAAACTATCAAAAACGCTACTGTAAGCAAAACTCAGGCTGACCGAAGCAATATTCTTTTTTTCTAATGATTTTAAAGGAATAATTCCATCCTGGTTGTTTAACAATACTGTTGCGTTAGAAATCGCATTGGCAACAGCCAGTTTTTTCTCATTCGCTGTATGATCCTGTGCGCAAGCCATTAAACATAAAACATTGCAGCAAAATGCTACAGCCAGGATACACAATCTATTTCGCTTCATATACTTTTTCTCCGTTCAAATAGGTTTTTAAGACTTTGGTTTTTAATATGTTATGTGGTGTTGATTTTAAAATATCGTGATCGAGCATAACAAAATCGGCAAATTTACCTTTCTCCAAACTTCCTTTTTCTTCTTCCTCAAAATTGGCTTTGGCGGCCCAAATGGTCATACCGCGTAAGGCTTCTTCAGGAGTTAAAGCATTTTCCATCTGAAAGCCACCTTTCGGAAAGCCTTTTGCATCTGCTCTCACTGTTGCAGCATAAAACGTTAATAATGGATTAATGTTTTCAACTGGAAAATCGGTACCCAAAGGAATCCAACCATTTTGCTTTAACAATTGTTTATAAGCGTAAGCACTTTTTAACCTTTCGGTGCCCAAACGCTGCCCGGCCCAATACATATCGGAAGTGGCATGTGTAGGTTGCACGGAAGGGATAATACTGGCTTTCCCGAACAGGTCAAAGTCTTTAGCGTTAACTACCTGTGCGTGTTCGATGCGCCAGCGCTGATCGTTTTTACCTTTTAAAATTTTATTGTAAATATTCAGGATTACCCGATTGGCCGAATCGCCAATGGCATGGGTACACATCTGGAAATGATTGGCAGCAATTTTTCTGGCTACTTCTTCAAAATGTTTCTGATCGCTTAATAAAAAACCTGTTTTGTCTGGCATATCGCTGTAAGGATGCAGCAGGCAGGCACCACGCGAACCTAAAGCACCATCGGCATAAACTTTAAAAGCCCGAACATTTAACCGATCGGTTTTAATTGGCCCGCGGCTAAAAAGATATTTATAATTATCTGGCTCATCAGAGAGCATTACATAAAGCCTCATTTTCAGTTTATTTTCTTTCTGCAGTTTTTCGATGAATTCTACAGCCAGGTAACTCAGTCCACAATCATCAATGGTGGTTAAGCCAGCAGCAAAACAGTTTTTCTGTGCGTCGATAAATATCTTTTCAGCCAGTTTAGCATCTGGTGATGGGATTTTACGTTCTACCAGGGCTACAGCATTATCGATTAACACACCAGTAAGCTTTCCATTTTCGGTAAGCATATCGCCACCTACCAATTTCTGTTCACTTTTAATTCCGGCATCATCCAACGCTTTTTGGTTAGCAATGGCTGCGTGCCCATCGATACGGTTTAAAAATACCGGGCGATCCGGAAAAAGTGTGGTTAACTTTTCATTTGTTGGGAAAGCTTTATTGTCCCAATCGTTTTGGTCCCAGCCATTGCCAATTAACCAGCCATCAGGATGCGTTTTGGCAAAATCAGATAAGCGCTTAAGCACTTCATCCCAGGATTTCGTTTCTCTTAAATCAGCTGTTTGCAAACTTTGTCCGTAGCCATAAAAATGGGCATGCGCATCTATAAAACCTGGATAAACAGCTTTACCCCAGGCATTAATCTCTTCTTTACCAGCATATTTTGATTTGATATCATCACTCGTGCCAAGTTCCAGGATCTTACCATTTTTTACTACGAAGGCCTCAACCGTATCAAATTTACTGTTAACGGTATAAACTTTTGCATTATAAACAATTACATCAACCGCCTCTCTCCTGGAACAAGAAGTGAACAGTATAACCAGAAAAAGACCGTATAAAATGGATTTCATATCGATAAAGATAGAAAATTGGAAGCATTTGACTTTGTAAATTCGGTTTTACAGAAATGTCTATTGTCATGCTGAGGCACGAAACATCTGTAACCGATCAGCACATCTGTTGAATTCTTACTGGCTAATTCAGTGACTATATTTATTCGGTAAAAGATTCTTCACTGCGTTCAGAATGACAGCCAAATCCGTGGTCTGTGTCTCCACAAACCGCTTTCCTTTCTCTTAGCATTTCGTTAAGACCACTATATTTTTTTGCCACGGAGGCACAGAAAGCACGGAGAATATATCTTGAGTTAATTAAATACCAGTAAGCCTGGGGAAAATTCTTCACCAGGTTCAGAACGACAGGCCTATATAAAATAAACCTGATGGGAACGGCATGCCGATTTTTTTCAATCGGGATACAGTGTACAGCGGGACTACCGTACCCGATTGGTATAGGAGCCTGCTTTTCAAAAAACAAAACCTCAGCAGGAATAACAAATTGTTCCTGACAAAGATTCTTCACTACGTTCAGAAGGACAGGTAGCAATTCAATTCTATTTACCTACAGTCATTTACATGTTGAGTTTTAAACAAATCAGGTTCCTTAAGCTTATTTTGCATAATTTAGCGAATTCACTTTGCCTTAATACATGACTGATATTATTCACTTATTGCCTGATGCTGTTGCCAATCAAATTGCTGCCGGAGAAGTTGTTCAACGACCTGCTTCTGCGGTAAAAGAATTGCTCGAAAATTCTATTGATGCCGGCGCGGATAGAATCCAATTAGTAATAAAAGATGCAGGTAAGGCATTGATTCAGATTATAGATAACGGCTGTGGAATGAGCGTTACCGATGCCAGAATGTGTTTCGAACGCCATGCCACTTCGAAGGTAAAAAAAGCCGAAGATTTATTTGCCATCCGCACCATGGGTTTCCGTGGCGAAGCCATGGCCTCTATTGCGGCAATCTCGCAGGTAGAGATGAAAACCCGCAGGCATGAGGATGAAATTGGCACCTGTATCTCTATCGAAGGCGCACAGGTAACCAATCAGGAACCGGTTGCCACCTCACCAGGAACACAGATTTCGATTAAAAACTTATTTTTCAATACACCTGCCAGAAGAAACTTCCTTAAAAGTAATCCGGTAGAAATGCGCCATATCCTGGACGAATTTCAACGGGTAGCATTGGCACACCCTGCTGTATTTTTTAGTCTGCACCACGATGGCACAGAGATTTTTAACCTGCCAAAAGGCAATTTAAAACAGCGTATTGTCCATCTTTTTGGCAACAATTATAACGAACGTCTGGTTCCAGTTGAAGAAGAAACCACCATCATTAACCTCAAAGGGTATATTGGTAAACCTGCTTTTGCAAAAAAAACCAGGGGCGAACAGTTCTTTTTTGTGAATAACCGTTTTATTAAAGATCCTTATTTAAACCACGCGGTAAGCTCTGCTTTCGAAGATTTATTACCGGATGACAGCTACCCGCTGTATGTTTTGTTTATTGAGATCGATCCGTCGAAAATCGACGTAAACGTTCATCCCACTAAAACAGAGATTAAGTACCTGGACGAAAAATCCATTTACGCGATTATGAAATCGGCGGTAAAACGTTCCATTGGCCGTTATAACATTTCACCGACTTTAGATTTCGATCAGGAAACTGGTTTCAGTAATATGATTACCCATAAAGCGGTTGAAGATATTGTACCACCGAGCATTAATTTCAATCCTGATTTTAATCCGTTTGCGAGTGATAGCAGTTCTACATCTGGTTATGCTTCATCACCAAGAAATTATGACGCAAAACCAAGTGCAAAAAACTGGGGTTCGCTTTATGATATAACTGAACAGCCAGTTGTAGAGCAGACCTCTATTTATGCTGATGAAACTGTTTTAGAAACCAAGCAGAAACAGTACATGCAATTGCACAACCGCTATATTGTTTCGCAGATTAAGTCGGGCTTAATGGTGATTGATCAACAAATGGCACATGAGCGGATCCTTTATGAACGTTTTCTCGTACATCTTGACGACCGCAAAGGCGCATCGCAGCAGAGTTTATTTCCGCAAACCATTACACTTAATGCCAACGATTTCGAATTGGCAAAAAGTTTACTGGACGATATAAAAAGTTTAGGCTTTGATGTACGC
This genomic interval carries:
- the mutL gene encoding DNA mismatch repair endonuclease MutL, producing the protein MTDIIHLLPDAVANQIAAGEVVQRPASAVKELLENSIDAGADRIQLVIKDAGKALIQIIDNGCGMSVTDARMCFERHATSKVKKAEDLFAIRTMGFRGEAMASIAAISQVEMKTRRHEDEIGTCISIEGAQVTNQEPVATSPGTQISIKNLFFNTPARRNFLKSNPVEMRHILDEFQRVALAHPAVFFSLHHDGTEIFNLPKGNLKQRIVHLFGNNYNERLVPVEEETTIINLKGYIGKPAFAKKTRGEQFFFVNNRFIKDPYLNHAVSSAFEDLLPDDSYPLYVLFIEIDPSKIDVNVHPTKTEIKYLDEKSIYAIMKSAVKRSIGRYNISPTLDFDQETGFSNMITHKAVEDIVPPSINFNPDFNPFASDSSSTSGYASSPRNYDAKPSAKNWGSLYDITEQPVVEQTSIYADETVLETKQKQYMQLHNRYIVSQIKSGLMVIDQQMAHERILYERFLVHLDDRKGASQQSLFPQTITLNANDFELAKSLLDDIKSLGFDVREFGKNTLVVEGVPVDLGSSNINETQLFEQLIEGFKNSQQELKLSKRDSLARSLAKNSAIKAGTSLGQEEMNTLIDELFACKTPNFSVSGKPIIQTITLAELDKKFEK